Proteins encoded by one window of Elephas maximus indicus isolate mEleMax1 chromosome 5, mEleMax1 primary haplotype, whole genome shotgun sequence:
- the AREG gene encoding amphiregulin, protein MRTSLRLLPAPVALLLLVILGSGHYVAGSEHKGTYSGKGEQFSGDHSASGLEVMVTSRSEMSSVSAMPSGGELSSETDYDYSEEYDDEPQISGYIVDDSVKVEQVVKPPHNKTESEQTSSKPKRKKKAGKNGKNRKNRKKTPCDAEFQNFCIHGECKYIEHLKAISCKCHQDYFGERCGEKTMKTQRMVDNDLSKIALAAIVAFVSAVSLTAVVVVITNQLRKRYFREYEGESEETKKLRQENNAHTIV, encoded by the exons ATGAGAACCTCGCTGCGGCTGCTGCCGGCGCCGGTGGCGCTCTTGCTATTAGTGATCCTCGGCTCAG GGCATTATGTTGCTGGATCAGAACACAAAGGCACCTACTCTGGGAAAGGGGAACAATTTTCTGGGGACCACAGTGCCAGTGGGCTTGAGGTGATGGTGACTTCAAGAAGTGAGATGTCCTCAGTGAGTGCAATGCCTTCTGGTGGCGAACTGTCCTCAGAGACTGACTATGACTATTCAGAAGAGTATGACGATGAACCACAAATATCCGGCTATATAGTAGATGATTCAGTCAAAG ttGAACAGGTAGTTAAACCCCCCCATAACAAAACAGAAAGTGAACAGACTTCAAGCAaacctaaaagaaagaaaaaggctggCAAAAACGGAAAAAAtcgaaaaaacagaaagaaaactccATGTGATGCAGAATTCCAAAATTTCTGCATTCATGGAGAATGCAAATACATAGAGCACCTGAAAGCAATATCATGCAA GTGTCATCAGGATTACTTTGGTGAGCGATGTGGGGAAAAGACTATGAAGACTCAAAGAATGGTTGACAATGACTTATCAAAAATCGCTTTAGCAGCCATAGTTGCCTTTGTCTCTGCCGTGAGCCTCACAGCTGTTGTTGTGGTCATTACAAACCA GCTTCGAAAACGATACTTCAGAGAATAT